CAGGTAAGGGATATGGGATAACATTTGCCGAGTTTTCTCGCAAAACAACCAATCAGTACTATTAGGCATATTGCAATCTAATAGATAACTGTCATCTAAGTCCGTTAGGCATGTGTTAAATGTTCATCGTGAATTGAAGCCAGGAAATGGTGGTTCCTTGTGAAAGAGCAGTGATGTGCCACAATATAGAAAAATTAAACCTTTGCTTACGGtagcaaaatatatttaaagatCAAGGGCgtcatatatgaaaatattatgatAACATGAATTTCTTAAGTAACAGACAATGTAGACAATTGTTAATTGTTAGAGAATTAGAGTAATTCGATGTTGGTGATTATAGTTTTTAATGCATTTTTTAAACATTAACAAACTGAAGTTAAATGAAAACTTATCTTTATTCAATTATGACATAAAACATTGAGTAATTTGATTTTCTTATctaaaaatagttctaaaattgatttataaatacttGATTAAtacttttttacaaaaataaacttgttatataattaatattttgtaagtTATATTATTTGTATGTTTCTTCTCTGTTGtaatatgtattattatttttatcaaagagATTTTTatgattcgtttctggcaaccATAACTTTGAAAGAAGGAACCAAAATAGTGAAAGTTGATACATGGTTATAACTTACACCATTTTTACAGTGAACTAGAGAtttttttccgcgcttcgcgcggattgtgtcttataaatttattttattgataatattattttttggtttttttcttttacattaacttcttgttttttccaatgttagtttttcttaatttaaatttatatgtttataatttttcatttttctttgtagatggagaattatattttttattgatggttttttgtatgtgacataaactttttgaaattttaaaataatgttatatatagtacgattaacacattaaagaagagaaacatattcaggcacattttacacaggttttatatgcataattttaaacattatatatgtatatattataagtttgaaacatgtaaatgctttctaaagctaaatacttgttctgagtttacataacttatcgaaagttttatctctttttaaattcaaatcacagaaaaaatatcaaaaagtcagtatagatgGATTTTTTGtgcttttaaatcaacactgaaaaattacatgaatcagataaaaacagttttataaacaactggataaaatttgaccgagccaaagatttttacacaatatgttctttcttcttcaattgcgaagagcctataggcacaagaaaaaaaaatcataatttttgttttcacttatataacattttttctcctttacacacggagtttattacactgttataagcaatggagaactctattcatataagattcacatctatgaattttgacaaagaagaattttagccacctttagtttcggaatggaccaacttcagtcatatacactatattttctctatgattcaaatcttacaattttaatatatgtgcagatttccatgtgaaaaagcacgcacgccatctatcattcaacctattactttttccaaagtaaacactataatcctcgtttggttagctccacaaactaatctctttggatcagtttaccaaaaaaatatggatactaatgtcagaaaagaataaaaacactatcaacaataaatattggcacaagactatttggttcaaggaacatattccacgtaatgcgtttatatcatggctggctttgcggagaagactgccaaccaaggatcgcttgaggcgttggGGGTTAAATGTCTTCGGAACGTGCGTCTtttgtaatctggaaatagagactcaccatcatctTCTTTGAGTGAtctttctctcgcttgatataggagccttttgctgctgaagtttggatttctcctcaggcTGATCTACACCCTGTTGCAGCCtggatcaatcaacctcgcgtcaacgcagatgtgcatgctactccagtcatcaagctctactttcggtcagccatctacctgctgtggaaagagcgtaatgctcgtgtgttcacagctgtctcttcaccttcatcagtcatccttgcctctctcgaccgtatgatgcgtgaccgtctcctctcttacccgacaagttcttctttctcttcttctctacttctttttatctttcttgtataagacctccttaaggcttttttttttactttgagttgttgttggttgtttttgtttccttgatgtaataagttgtttaaaaacaacagtgtaacctttcagaaaatgataatcttaacatcttaccaaaaaaaacaacaaatattgacttatttatgtgaatatatattttattttaaatcattataatgGACAAATAaagcaccataatttgtacaacaaattttcttagattcacctcatcatactcaccattttaccattttaattacataattttacatgagcttcttcaccctccccggttattttctctttatttataactacaatataaagttataaactatatatattataaattaataatttatttatccttgaagtctaacgattaaaaatagaacataattcaatatagatatatgattctattaataaattagcagttacaaatttaaaatttatagaaatatcaaaagtcgtatattagttaattatcttctaaatgacatttatttataattctttttggatgagaatattttggctgagaTGGATAATCccaaaagccttgaatttagtcacttttatatagtaggatctTCTCATCATATCTACACAAAACTTTTGTATGAGAATATGACATAAAAACAACCCGTTAAACATTGTCCACAATGGTTGATACCATGAGATGCTACTATGTGAAAGATAAATTCTACGGAGCAATCGCATTGTGGTTAGAGAAACTTATGTGGTAGCGCATACGTGTTCTTCAACATTTATGAGGTAGCGCATACGTGGTTAGAGAACTGCTCTTTCTACTGCTCTTTCGCTCCTATATTAGGTCTTGTttccaaatacaaattttttgaCGGTGAATTGGTGATcatcaaaagttttttttttttttaatattggtgATCATCAAAAGTTctagtattaaaaaaaagaggatCCTATTATATATGTTGATATTCATAGCGGTTCCATGTTTCCACGAACCCATACTTGTTAAGATCCTGTTTCTGAAAAAGAAGATATTGCTCGTAGCAATAAAAACATATTGCCACGAATTATGGGACATGCAGCCCAACATACAtttcttttttgacaaaatgtGAATTCATTTTATAGAAATGACATTGAAATACAATATTTTGGATCTAATTCTACTAGAACTAGCAAAGACTATCTAagaatctccaaaaaaaaaaaaaaaagatccttAAATACAATGTTAAGCTTAGTCAAATAAAGACCAAGGCTAAAACATGAAACATGGAGAACAACATGACAGCAATTGACTCCAGTATGACCCAGAGGACACTTTAATGctgaaacctgcaaaaaaaaattgagatcaAGGGAAAGTTCAGAAGCGAATGAGATCCCGGAGGAATCAGATGTTTTGACAGGCGGAGGCGGTTAGGCGTCCCGATCCCGGCCATCACTCCATCAAGAGTCCGCTCCCTAACAAACCAGAAGATTGAGAAGGATGAGGCTGTTGGTCCAATCCGACAAGAGGAGGAGCAAGCGATGAAGAACGAGAACTCGTGAACTGCAGGCGGGGGTTTTTGACTCCCTACTCCGGCCACAGCGTCGGAGAGATTGATGCTTTCCTATCGACAAAGAGGCAGTACACTTCCACCCCCACCTTCCTGTGAGAGCCTGAAGAACCGGAGCTGGAGCGAACCGGAGCTGGAGCTCCAAACAAACATGGCGACACGACTGACTACTGAAACAACACCGTACAAAGGAGAATGAACTGAGCATGTCCTCGAAGCTCAAATTAAAGTCTCTGGTAGACAGCGAACGAGACATGACGATATAGAAGTGTCACCGAGATTTGCTGGCATGTAGATCTAAAAACAGAGGCCCTCAGCGGAGTGTCTCGAACTCCACCGCTCTCGGAAGAATGATCTTTGAGGAGAGGCTCTACAACACCTTGAGTGACTGGAAAACAGAGGAACCGAGCAATAGGAAGGAAGAGGAGCACAGTGGAGGCAGCGACGCTCCAGATCTGCTCCGCTAAACCTTGAGAAAACGAATCTGACCCAGATCCGACAACGGTTCTTTGTTCTACCATAAAAGCAAGGACTCAATGTCCAATATGCTGGTGACCTCCTCGCCTACTCTCCAGGGAGGCTTGGTACGCACAAAGCTTCCGTTTAGGTCCGTTGAGGTAGAGGTCCAAAGAGTATAGGCAGAGAAGAGGCGACGAGAACAGAGGAATAAAGGGTGAGAGACTGAAGCTTACGCATATTGGAAGGCTCGCTGACCGCCATAGGAGAGATAAAGTTGACGGCGGGAATTAGGTTAAAAGGTGATGAAGGGGAGAGACACTGAAGAGAAGAGATGATTGGTAAGTGCTGTGAGTGCTTTCcactgttaattttttttttacatccaCTTTagtttaccaatcatgctttaagaaaaaaattaaagctacaaccataaaaactaaaataggaAACAAAATAGCTTtgcaaatcaatttttttagagCTTTATGTTTAGTGCTctgaaaataattaatctaCATCTACAACATAAAATCTACAgctacagcaataaaatctaaaaaataaaagccACAACACTTACTAATCATCCAAAAATTATTCTCTCACCTCTCTCTTGGGAAGAAATTATCtattatacatttatttataaatcaaacTAGGGGAGGCCCACGCTGCACGCAGGATTTGATgaatcaatttttataaaaagtataattttgcataaattttcttttatgttaAGTTGGACGTGAGTATGGTTATGTTATCTATACCAAATttcaattatataactaaaaatgatcaaattcttagtgtttttttattttattcctgaattgtaaatttttatagtgttttaagttttataatactataaaatacataaatcaatCGGATTCGATCAAAAGAGAATGACATCGGGTTTTCTAATACCATTGTATCCTTTTTTGagggtttataaaatattgGACAATGAAGTTTTTATTTAGAGGAACTCTTTGTTAaagttattataatttttttgtagaaTGTTAGTAATTGATATTATTAACAATCGTTTGTTGTTGTATTTTTgcctttgtttgtttcttttgttattaGAAAATTAAGCGTCAAATTAATTGTTAACTAACATTTTATATAGATAGTTACAGTTGTTTGAGAGAAGCAATGTAAATCTTTGTTTATATAAGACATTAGGAGATTGTTTAAAAAAAGTATTAGGAGACTAAGTGTTAAATTATACGATAGTTACGTTATTTGAGTGAagcaatgttatattttatttttttccacactaatttttgaaaaatatttgtattgtttaaataataattattacttATGCTTTTCCATAATTTTCATCTTTCTTGGCATACGATTTAATAAATGACAATTCTCTCAGAtagctatttttaagtttttatcacaaaaataactttcaaaaaaaaaatgaccaaaatagcttcttttttattttgaaaattttaatatttatttttaaaaatttgaaaccttatctccaaaacctcacctcttaactctaaaccataagtctagattagttaaccctagggtaaaaatatatttttaccttttaataaaacttattttgatcatttttttcattgataGCTATTTtagtgacaaaaacttaaaaagtgaTATCCTAGGaaatttatctttaataaaatgtGAATACTGtaaaaaaatttgatcaaagtgaatattttaattaaattttgtattttttaaacttatatattttcattaaaatatttttttgactaaattttCACAATTATTAAGTTAGATTCTGTgatataactaaaaatttattgttaaatatttttgttactttttaattttccaaaccgatttttgtttaatttttcaactatttcttaatttttggtTAAAGTTTTTcagtattattttttagttctctaaatttatttttggtcAGATGAAACATAATTCTATGAGTTAATagctttttatatttattggccTAGGTTTGATAAAATGTTAACAATAACGTAATttgatttctctttttttgttcttattatgatctatttatttctacattttatgtatttttaattattttatggaTTTACATTAAATTGATttgatgtttaaatttttaattaaattcaaGTTATTTGTCTTTTTCCATCAGATAGAAAACTTGGTGGACTATTCGGTTTGATACATATGACACATTTCTTTGTGATAGTAGCATATGACACATCTTTgtgatttaattttattttaaaatcaattctatatattttttttttatcaaattcaaATGTAATCTTAATAAGTAGTAAAATTACAAACATAATTATGTAGGAAACAAATTTTTGGGAATTAAATTGTATGTAATCATTAATTGTGTATATCCTAAATCTACGAAGAATTAGGCATAAAAAGGAGAATTCAAAATCAAATCTTCCGAACTCagcaaaatataaatttaaattttggtttagcacgtGAAGTCTACTAATTTACGCTTAAGTTTCACTAGTTAAATTTGGGTTCCTcgttaaatattaataaaatgaaaactctTATTTCATTCTTTTTATCTTCTCTGACGGCGTTTCATCTCTTCTCTCCCTTTTTCTGATGCCAAAGAACCAAGCAAGTCTTCTTGTGTTCAAAGGTCTCTCTTTGTTTGATTCGATTTTGGGTCATGTATTGATATGAGTTTCATGCTTTGGTTTAGCTAATTTTATTCATGTCGTTGTCTTTCAGATCTGTGCTGATGGTTTCACGGTGACGTTCCCCATCCCGCCGATAGGTGAAAACCTCTCACTCTCTGTTTTTGGTGAAGCCATGgaacctctctttctctctctttacgAAGCTTCCGGTGGTCTCCTCTTCGTTCTTCCTCTTTGCCTCACAGACCAATGTTGGTGCTTCTCAGTTCAAAGGTGTAAAACATCTTGTCGCTTTTTCTACTCCTATACTCTTAAGTTTTGCTGTTTGATGTCGTTCTTTTATGTTTGTTCATGGTAGACAACTCTTTGGTGGTGGAACAACGTCGATTTCAAGGCGAGAGAAGCTATGACGCAGCCAAGATTGAGAAGCAGATCTGATGAATTTCACAGAATCAAAGACTCTTATTTATAggtaaagaaaaaagaaagaatgcaTTTAGTGAACAAAGTGGGAGGAGTGAGTCGGTTTTGTTAAACGCAACGTAACGTTGACTAAATCCATGTGTTTTATGAGTAACATGAATCGACATCAGGAGTTgctcaaaaataaaaaagaatcgACATCAGAATGACAACGTCGCCCGAAAAAGATGTAGCCAACGTGAGTCGGTTTATTCATTAAACCAATTTGGACTTTCGTTTTGTCTATTCTATGGTCCAATTCTAAATAGATAGTTATTATTGTGAGTGGGCCAACTCTAAAGAGATTATCACGGAGGTTTAAAGTCAACATAGTAACCCacatacacaaaatatttttgtttaaaatttcatcaaacAAACCTCAAGCCCATAGTTATAACATTAATGAAACATTGTGTTTTAGTTAATGTACACGTGTCACACCCACACATCTTAACTTTATGATCATCCACCCACATATCTTAACTTTATGATCTGGATGCTGAGGTGGTGCAACAGGATGAACCAAACATTTTTACGTGTACACGTGCTAATCATACAGCTTTCGTTAAGTGgtaacacaattttttttgtcggcaAGTGGTAACACAGTCTTAACTTTAGTTACCGCTATAAAACTGTTAGGTTTACTTACATGCACCCCCGTACATCCAATGTTGCATAGATTGGCGTAGCCAGCCAGCTACATGGCCACCATGTTCACAAGCACACTCCACAAGACACCGAATCACGACGTGGCAGTTTAGCTTTTGCCACGTGTAGCTTAGTAACGCAAACATAATCCATAAGCAACTTGGAAGTTCGGACTTTGGACTTGGAGCGTTTCTCTCTTTACGAAAAATACAAACGTACCAATCAACTTGTGTATATCGTGATTTCACTTGACAAACGCTATACATTTATATAAACtttaatttaaaacttattttagtttataattttatatttaaggtTGAATATAGAGTAGGTGTATCATATATATGAAATAGCGATGTACTTATATACGACTGTTATCTGAGGTAGGAATTGAAAAAGACATTTAGTTAAATATGATATAAtgtaagtaaaaataaattttgttgaaGAGTATTTACTATCTAGAGAAGTTTGAAATGCAAATTTCGgtgtattatattaaattggaTGTACATCTAATGAAAATGGACTTATAAGAAAAAGAGAATATTTGATTTATGAAATTATTATCACATGTTAATCATTGGTTCCAAGTTAGGTTTTACCTTATTATCTGCAAAAGTATAAGTTCCAGAACGTTCTAAGAATGGATATGCAGGTGCACCCATTGTATTGTACTCTTTCTGGAAAGTTCAGCTAAatatttgacccaaaaaaaagcTTTGTATATGTATCTAACTCTTCTATTTATAAGTCACATACGTGGCCAATCTCTTCGCCACATCTTCTTCCTCAATTACCATAAACTAACACACACCCAAAGCAGTGTTGTGTGTTTTCAAAAGACGCACTTTCCCGCGTCTTTCTAAGCCTCCTTTTGTTTGTGTCGTCCTTGGTCTTCACTAATTCAGAAACCCAAATGATTCGTCACGTCTCTTGAACCAAAACGTAcgaaaaaaacaatattagGTCAAAGGTGTCATCATCGGAGGTCTATTATTGATCAAAAGAAGGAAGATGGAGCCGTCGTCGAGTTCGAGAGCGTGGTCAATGCCAGTGCCAATGGGAGGATTGCAAGAACCAGGGCCATATCCGTTTCTGACAAAGACTTTCGAGATGGTGGACGACCCAAACACAAACCACATTGTGTCGTGGAACAGGGGAGGCATTAGTTTTGTCGTGTGGGATCCACGTTCTTTCTCCGCGACCATTTTCCCTCTATACTTCAAGCACAACAACTTCTCCAGTTTCGTCAGACAACTCAACACTTACGTAAGTATCTCTGTTTCTCCACTGAACGTCATTGCTAcgggatttgtttttttttttctccttcacTTTTTGTGCTCCCCTCTGATCTTATAGTTTTGGAGGACCTCGACGAAGCGTTCGGCCTCCAGTTACTGCGAAATGGTAATTTggttggtttatatttttggaattcATAGTTTAAAACCAATCTTTTGTATGAGTTATTTCCCATTAATTAATGGTtgatgaaataaattaaaaaagactCTAGGTAGCAGTGACTGAGACGAAGTGTTTTCGTAAGTTCTAGAAAACCTTATCCACGTTATGGGTGCAACTCGTAGCCAAGATTAGAAATATtatgaacaatttttttataaaaaaagaatgaaCATGAGTGGAATAGTGGaaatcatgaaataaaaaaatgaaatttcatTCCATCTCATTACATCATTCACAAAAAATTTAATCACTAAATGTAACTACATTTCATTTTTTCCATATAttctaaaagaaattattagaatgaaaaaaaatcattaggAATAATCATTTCATATTATTCTAAAAATTAGAGTATGATTATTAGAGGATTTTTAGAATGggattcttagcggaatataagaacccgtctccggttcttaaaactcttatttaaaaaccggttcttaactttttttagttaaaagttaagaagcAGTTTCTTATATTTCGCTAATAACCTCACCCTAAAAACCTCTGATAATCATACTCTTAGTAATCCAGTTGCACAAATATACTCCACTAGACACTTGTTCCCTCCATCCAAGCGACACATTCTTCCATCTACTAATGATATAAAAGATTAAAGATGGATTACTTTTACCGTGGCATGTAGATTACTTATTCTTTTCTATAAGAAGACATGGCAAAGGAACCTCTTTTTTACTAATCTTGATAATAATATATGGTTATCAGGGATTCAGAAAGATTGAGGCAGAGAGATGGGAGTTCATGAATGATGGTTTCTTGATGGGACAGAGAGACCTTCTCAAAAGCATCAAGCGACGAACCTCCTCCTCTGCCCCTCCCTCGCTCCATCACGCGCAAGGCGACCCCTGCGTCGAGCTCCGGCAAGAGAGGCATGTCCTGATGATGGAGATCTCGAGACTCAGACAGCAGGAGCAGAGAGCGAGAGGCTATATCCAAACAATGGAGCAGAGGATCAATGGAGCAGAGAAGAAACAGAGACATATGATGTCTTTCCTGAGGCGTGCCGTGCAGAACCCCGCTCTTCTGCAGCAGCTGCTCGAGCAGCAGAGGAAAGAGCTAGAGGAGGCTTCGATGGATCAGGTCAAACCGGAGACGGTGGAACACGTTTCGGAGCTGGAGGCTCTGGCACTGGAGATGCAAGGACATGGACGGCAACGGACTGAGGAGGTGGAGAGGGAGCTCGACGACGGGTTTTGGGAAGAACTACTGATAATGAACAAGGATGAAGATGGAGTAGAGGCGAATGTGAACGCATGTTAACTAGGTTCTTGTTCGAACCTGGTAACcaataaattaatgaaaatacaaaagagatatatatttatctattatGAGCATCTTTATCTAAGGATACTAGAGGATTTTTAGTGTGTGGGTCCTGCGTaggattcaatttttttaaaaaaattggttacCAAAACTATCAAATAGTGGTCGATTTTTGAGGGTTTTTTATACTGTTCGCGGATCCCAATGAGGTCTgagtttttctcttttttctatGCTGGCACGTCATCAATTAGTGTGACCGCAGGCTGGTACGTGTCCTCCACAGCTATTGATACGACacgttttgtttctttctaCACTTAACTTTATGTGGGCTTGCTGTTTTACTCAAGAATTCGTGAGTCCAATAGCGTGAAACCTCCTTCTTCTTCGTAACTACACTACGAGCCAAACCAAAAAATGCTCTTCTGCATTCTCTGTCACCATCAATGGAGTTTCTAGAGATTGATTGACTTAAATCGACGTGATGAACTCTTTGTCGGTCTTCAATGGCGTCGTTTAGTCTTCTATTCTAATCAACCGAAACGATCTCAAATACAGATTCATTGCTTTCTTAACTCCATAGACCGACGTGAAGCATATTGAATGTGACTTATCCTCCTGCAAGGCGGTGTGTCTATACCTTCAAAAAAGTTAGTCTTTTTCCATAAAACATCATCCTCTCAGTCTGtgaaagcaacaaaaaaaattacattcagtctctcttcttcatctgcTTACTGCCTCTGATCCTCTTCTCATATCTCTCGCTTCCCTTTTCCATCAACTTGTCCTTCTCCGATTCAGAATCCAGACGACTgagattataagttatttcGTCAGATCAGCTGCaatctttatctctctctctcttttgatctttttggtTGTGGTTATGatgtggttagtctaatgactTTCAGGGTTGCTAGGAAAAGAAGATTTTTCATTGCAAGATGTCTTTTTCAGTGACTCTTCATGTTTCAGAGGCTTTCCCTTTCGTAAACAAATCCAGGTTCGATCATTCTTCATGTTTCTTTCCGAGATAGATTTGACATCTTCATGCCTCTCATAGATTACATCGTCCTCCATTCACATAAGATGCaaaattgtttaaactaaaTGGATTTTGGTTTAACATGAGGGATTAGAATGGTAAGGGCGAAGAGAAGTGCTCATGTGGTGATTGGTGCCAAGAGTATGTGTTCCCAGCGACTAAAACCATTAGTATCTCACACATTACATATCGTATAACCACTTCATTTTGTTTTCCAGTTACTCGGATACAAGAGCTGATGGACAATATATTGCAACGCCAACTTCAGGTCACGTTTACACAGACAAAGACGTAAATCTACGTGTAAGTGAATCATTAGATATTATAGAgatcacatatttataaaaaaaaaaagaaacttaaaatcTATGAGAGGCATTGTGTTGTTCGTTAGGAAGAGGGAGTTCCCATGTTTCATCCTCTCCAATCTTTTCCAACACACTGCTCTACGTGTGCTGCTATCAAATAAGGAATAGTTCCTGCTGGTGGTGCGACTTTGGTTCATCTCTCAACTGTCTATTCTTTCCATTAAGAAGAAACCGGAGGTTGTGATGAACGTTTGGGAGCTGATACAATAGACAAGgtaagattctttttttttttggggtaagattcctttttttttaacttccgtTTTTAAGCTAAACAGGATCAGCTGATGGATCAATCTTATGTTTTGACTACATGTTTTGGTTGCACCACCTACACTTATTATCCAGAACGCTGGATTAGAAGGAGAATTTGGTTCGAAAAAGTTCAATTTCAGCGAATGGGAACTTGGTTTCAACGCCATGACTAATACCTATGAGGAGCTGGAGTATTGATCCAGCTAAAGTGACAAGATGTGCGCTTCAGAACGCTACTTCGGTTGGAGGAATGGCACTGAGCACTTAGGCCATCTTTGTGTAACCTAAGGCTCCTGCTGCTGCATCTCCTCAGGGCATCATTGTGTAACGAAATTACACATTTTTGTCATATGACTATATTTGTTGTCCCCAATTATCTGCAATATATGTTTTTCTCTGGGGAAATGAGTAGTTTTCTAAACATGAGAAATATGGTGGCCTGAAGAAAATAGAGACTCTAACAGTGTCGGATCTAAACGCACATGTCGTTGCTACATGTCGTCAATTCTCCTCTGCGGTATAATCCCTTTATACACAATATGTATCCTCATGACCAGTGTTTCCTATTAAATAGAAGTCGTGATTATTTTTGGCAAATATCCAACCAGAAAATATAACCTACATATTCATGATTATTCTTCGACAATATCCAACCAGTGAACATAACTTACATATACGTACCCGTTTACTATTAGTAACTTAACAGCAAATGGTTCATTAAAACATACTTCGAACAGTTCAAAATTTTTTCATATACTTCAACTTTCACGACGACTCGAGTTAGCCAATTACCACTAATAATAAACGCTGATACGCATAGCatgacaaaaacaaatatgaaatcatcGCTAAACACATACACACAATCTCACAAATAAACTGAGATTCGTGGTATTGatactattttgtttttattgtatttgattctcaattaaaaaaatatgtgctTGCTTCGTATTTTCAGCTAATGACTGAGCATAAATTCAAAAAGAAGCATATAGACTTGAACTTTATAAACTTGAACagaaaaataagttgaaatgtttttttttttggtcaacaagTTGAAATGTTTAATATTCACAATAAAGAAGATGTAACGCTAAAGAAGCTGCTCACTTGGAACAAAAAATGAGAGATTGTTCCTTATCCTAAAATACTACCTTGAAAGAATCCTTGAATACTAAGTGGCCAAAATTTCCTGATATAACAACAAGTCCtccagttttatttattttctaaagatgtataaacaaaaataaattcaatttatgaaacaa
The window above is part of the Brassica napus cultivar Da-Ae chromosome C8, Da-Ae, whole genome shotgun sequence genome. Proteins encoded here:
- the LOC106414687 gene encoding heat stress transcription factor A-7b-like isoform X2 translates to MEPSSSSRAWSMPVPMGGLQEPGPYPFLTKTFEMVDDPNTNHIVSWNRGGISFVVWDPRSFSATIFPLYFKHNNFSSFVRQLNTYGFRKIEAERWEFMNDGFLMGQRDLLKSIKRRTSSSAPPSLHHAQGDPCVELRQERHVLMMEISRLRQQEQRARGYIQTMEQRINGAEKKQRHMMSFLRRAVQNPALLQQLLEQQRKELEEASMDQVKPETVEHVSELEALALEMQGHGRQRTEEVERELDDGFWEELLIMNKDEDGVEANVNAC
- the LOC106414687 gene encoding heat stress transcription factor A-7b-like isoform X1, with the translated sequence MEPSSSSRAWSMPVPMGGLQEPGPYPFLTKTFEMVDDPNTNHIVSWNRGGISFVVWDPRSFSATIFPLYFKHNNFSSFVRQLNTYFWRTSTKRSASSYCEMGFRKIEAERWEFMNDGFLMGQRDLLKSIKRRTSSSAPPSLHHAQGDPCVELRQERHVLMMEISRLRQQEQRARGYIQTMEQRINGAEKKQRHMMSFLRRAVQNPALLQQLLEQQRKELEEASMDQVKPETVEHVSELEALALEMQGHGRQRTEEVERELDDGFWEELLIMNKDEDGVEANVNAC